The stretch of DNA GGGTATCAATACATCTCGTGAATGCGCGTGGGCCGGCGGGCGACGACTTCCCACAGGCCGGACGAAAGCTAACTCACCACAGTATAACCGGTTTTTGTGACTGCGGCGGCGGTCAGCCACCAAAGGCAGCCACTGGCACACCCAGCCGCCGCTGGTCGGAACGATTACGCGGGCAAGTCACAGGCGGCGCGGAATGTAACAATTGTACCGAGCCAGTACCATTGGAATCGCCGGTACAGCTTCCGCTGAGTGAGATGCCTGCAAATCACTGGCACCCCATTTCACGGGCTGTTAAAAGATTCCCAGATGGTCGCGGGCATCATCGGTCATACGCTCTGGACTCCAGGGCGGTGCCATGACCAGTTTGATCTCGGCTTCGCTGACATCTTCCAGCTTTTCCAGCGCCATTTTCGCCTGTTGCATCAATTGCGGACCAGCGGGGCAAGCGGGGCTGGTCAACGTCATATCAACGGAAACTTTGCCCTCATCATCCTCGATGGCATAAATCAATCCCAGGTCAACAATATTGATCATCAACTCCGGATCAATAACATCTTTGAGTGCTTCAAGCAGCGCGGCTTCATCAGCCATGGTTTATTCTCCAAAAGTGTTCGTTGTAACTGTTTGGGCCGAAATAGAGAGATAATGCGGCAATGCCGCTTCCGCAAGTGACAGCGACCAAGAACGCCGCCCATGCCAACCGCCATTTCCGATTCCAGACTCCTCCGGCCATGCCCTACCTAGTAGCACCCCACGTCAACGATAACGCACAACAGAGCAGATTCAAGGGGGTTCTCGCCAGCCCGCTGCGAAAGATTCCCGCTTCAGGGCGGATGCGCTCGGTGCAGGTGTTTCCGCACTTAGCTCATAACTGCTCAGCCTCTTTCTCGCGGAGTTCTTCCAGGGCCTGGTCGATCCGCGAAATTTCTCCCGGCTCGGTTGCTTCCTCCCGCCGCGCCTCGAGTCGCGATCTCAACTCATCCGGGTCAATCTCCAAAATTGCCAGACCGTGCAGTGCGTTCGTCTGGTCCGTCCGAACCGAACTTCCCAGCCCGCTGAGCAGCACATCGACATACTCGTCGCGCAGTGAGGGATCGCTGTCCACCATTTCCTGCAGCACGAGATACTTGTAAAAGAAAACTCCCTTCTTCAAGTATGCAACCAGCGGTCCCCGCAACGACGGGTCGCGATTCACGAATGCCGCCAATGCCCAAGCCGCCGTGCCACTCTGGTCGACTTTGTTTGAATTCAGCCTAGGTTTCAGCCAGGCAATCATCCGCTGATCCGTCTCCGTCAGCGGCCCTGTGGCGTTTTCGGCATGCCTGAAGAAGAGCTTCGGTGCAGAATCACCAATCTCGGCGACGTGTTGCTTGTTTTCCAATGCGATGAGAAAAGCTTCGATGATGTTGTCCGACACTCGAGTCTTGTGAGCCAGCTCGGATGCCGCAAAAAGGCGAACATTTGCATCTGAGTGATGCAACAGCGCAATAAGATGGCTCTCCGTTTCCTCGCCAAGGCTCCGCAGCCGGCGAATCGCATCGTCCTGCTCATTGGGGTCCGTACTCGACAAATTCCGGTATGCCGACGACACTTCCAACCACGAATCCACGTGCGGTCGCAAGAAGACGATCACTGCCAGACTGACCACAACCGCCAGTCCCACCAGCAGAACCGCGTATAAGTTCCGCGATAGTCGACCGGTGTGAACGACCTCGCGCTGGGAGCTTGACTGGTCTGCATTCATCGACACTCGCCCTCCATCGCTGCTGGGGACAGGATCACGAAATCAAGTTGACGCCGTTCGTCGCTCTCTCGGTAGGAACTCTTATTGATGCAGCTTCTGTGGCGATTGAAAAATAGGTTGCGGCCAGAAATCGTTCGCCCATCCGCATCGTCATCTCACGACGAGTGCCCTCGCAATGAATGAGCAAGCTGGAGCAGAAAGTCGCGGTTGTCGGCGGTCAGATACCGCATGTGGCCGCCCATGCGGTTGAAGCTCTTGTTGTAGCGCAGGTAGTAGTCGGGGTTGTCGACCGGCGGCTCGCCTTGGGTCCAGTCCCAGTGAGACTTAGCCAGATCGACGACGTAGATCGAATGATCTTTGATCAAATCGTCGTGCTGGATGGCGACATTTTGGGAGATCGACAGCGATTTTTCGAACACCATCGGAGACATCACCGCCGAGCCGATCGAAAGGTAGACGCCCCCATCGAGCCGGCTCACACTCTCGGCGAAGGTGAGGAAGTCGCGTTCGGCAACGCGGCCCACGCTGGCGCCGTGATTCATGGGGTGGTTGTAAATAATGTCGTGGCCAAACATCGGATGCCCCGTGGATGGCACACCCAGCCGATAGGCGGCGGCTTGTACGCTGAAACGCTTCCAGGCATGCGGCACCTCCATCCGTCCCGCTGGCAGATCGAACGTCTTGATGATCGACAGCAGGTCGGCGGCCGCTGCCGCGCGGGCCGGGTTGTCGGCGGCGTGGGTGTTGATTTCTTCGACCAGCGAAGCAGCGTCGGGAATGTCGCCCCCTTCATTCTCGATGAAGGCGCCGACCGACTCGCCGTAACCTTTGCCTTCGTAAGCGCCGAGGTTCAAGGCGAGGTTGATGTTCCGGCCGGTTTCCTCCCAGTTGCCAAACTGGCCTTTTTTGACATAACCTTCAACATCTTCACTGGATTGCCCCTGAAAGGCGAACTCCCAGTCGTGGATGATGCCGGCGCCGTTTGTGGCCAAGTGCGTTACCCAGCCCGCCTCCATCAGTTCGATCATCACCAGCGCTAGACCGTTTTTGATCGAGTGGGCACCAAAGGTGAGCATCACCGGCGCGTCCTTTTGACGGGCTTCGACGATCCGCTCGACAGCTTCGGCAATCACCTTTTGCGCGACGTCGGTAAGTTGTTGCGGTGCAGCGTCGACGGGAACGTGGTCGCGCTCGATTTGATTTTTGTTGATGCGCGTGGAGAGCGGCAACATCTTGATCTTATGGCGGTCAAACTGCGGGTAGGGCATAGCTGTGTCACAATTTCCATGTACGTCAAACCAGGACAATCAACTTTGGGTGCCACTGCTGGCTTGTCTAGAAGTGCAAGTTGGGTCACCGGTAAAAAAACACTGGCGGGCAAGCCGCCAGTGGCCCCCTTACTGGATGGTCTGTTCTCTCAACCAAGCGGCATCAAACATCTGCGCCGTTCGTCAAATACGCCAACAACGCATCTCGTTCGCGGTAGTCGGGGATAATAATATCCGCGCCGGCTCGCATCAGGCGGTTCCGTTTCCACTCGTTGATTCCCTCGCGATATTTTTCATCGCTCGCGACGCCAACGGCGATGCCTCCCACGCGTTTGATCTCTTCGATTTCCACGTAACCGTCGCCGAATCCCAACAGTCCGCCATCGCCGAGGCTATTCTCCGCCATCAGTTTTTCGATGATCATTTTCTTGGAAAAGCTTTTGTACTCATCCTGTGCCCCGTAAACGTGCGGACCGAAATACGCATCCAGTTTCAATGCAGCCAACTCGTCGGCGACGAATTGGTGATCGGTTCCACTGGCCAAATACAGATCGCAGCCAGCCGCTTGCAGTTTTTCTAGCAGTTCACGCGATCCCGGTACGGTCAGGATTTCCGGTTCGACGCTGCCGTCTTTGAGGCCTGAAACACGCCCTGAAACCCGTTCCCACAACAGGTCGTGGTATTGCTGTTTGTATTCGAGCGGTTCCTTGGCCGTGCCGCCCCGTTTGCCGACCTCTTCGGCCAGATGAATCATCTGGTAAATGGTCTGCTTGCCGTTGAGCCGCATAACGAACTCTTCGACATGCTCGGACAATGCTTCGCGCGGTTCCGCCTGTGGAGTTTCAGCGAGAATGTCGACCATCATCGGGATCATGACTTCCGGCCAACCTTCGCGGACCAGCGACAACGTCCCGTCAAAATCAAATAACACAGCCGAAAACTGCCCACGCGGCAGATCAGGATTCACAATTTCAATACGGGTCCCAGGCAGGAACATAGGTGTGACTTTTTTCTGGAGCATTGTTTGTGTGATTGATTCACCACGGAGAGAGAAGCAGGCTTCAGGCTAGAGACTTTGGACTGTAGGTTTGGGAAAT from Symmachiella dynata encodes:
- a CDS encoding metal-sulfur cluster assembly factor; its protein translation is MADEAALLEALKDVIDPELMINIVDLGLIYAIEDDEGKVSVDMTLTSPACPAGPQLMQQAKMALEKLEDVSEAEIKLVMAPPWSPERMTDDARDHLGIF
- a CDS encoding HAD family hydrolase, translated to MFLPGTRIEIVNPDLPRGQFSAVLFDFDGTLSLVREGWPEVMIPMMVDILAETPQAEPREALSEHVEEFVMRLNGKQTIYQMIHLAEEVGKRGGTAKEPLEYKQQYHDLLWERVSGRVSGLKDGSVEPEILTVPGSRELLEKLQAAGCDLYLASGTDHQFVADELAALKLDAYFGPHVYGAQDEYKSFSKKMIIEKLMAENSLGDGGLLGFGDGYVEIEEIKRVGGIAVGVASDEKYREGINEWKRNRLMRAGADIIIPDYRERDALLAYLTNGADV